One Sanguibacter sp. HDW7 DNA window includes the following coding sequences:
- the dtd gene encoding D-aminoacyl-tRNA deacylase, translated as MRVVVQRASRCSVSVDGEVLAAFDGPSLVVLVGVTHTDTTAQARAVASKVAGLRILDGERSVLDESAPVLVISQFTLYGDVRKGRRPSWTAAAPGSVAEPLVDAVAAELRALGVTVGTGRFGANMQVELVNDGPVTIVYDADAPAPTDA; from the coding sequence GTGAGGGTCGTCGTCCAGCGCGCCTCACGTTGCTCCGTGTCGGTCGACGGCGAGGTCCTCGCGGCGTTCGACGGCCCGAGCCTCGTCGTCCTCGTGGGTGTCACGCACACGGACACGACCGCGCAGGCGCGCGCGGTCGCGTCGAAGGTCGCGGGCCTGCGGATCCTCGACGGGGAGCGGTCGGTGCTCGACGAGTCCGCGCCGGTCCTCGTCATCAGCCAGTTCACGCTCTACGGCGACGTCCGCAAGGGTCGCCGTCCGTCGTGGACGGCGGCCGCGCCCGGATCGGTCGCCGAGCCCCTCGTCGATGCGGTCGCGGCCGAGCTGCGGGCGCTCGGCGTCACGGTCGGCACGGGCCGGTTCGGTGCGAACATGCAGGTCGAGCTCGTCAACGATGGTCCGGTGACGATCGTGTACGACGCGGACGCGCCTGCGCCCACCGACGCGTAG
- a CDS encoding DUF2516 family protein, with product MISDLQYLVVLVLAIGAFAIEVFALVEAIRTPAQAFKNAGKLSREVWLTIVGVGAAVGFLALPFPGFISPMNFLAIIAAVAAIIFVVDVRPAVAPYRRRPPRKPQGW from the coding sequence GTGATCTCCGACCTGCAGTACCTCGTCGTCCTCGTCCTCGCGATCGGCGCGTTCGCGATCGAGGTGTTCGCCCTCGTCGAAGCGATCCGCACGCCCGCGCAGGCGTTCAAGAACGCGGGCAAGCTCTCGCGCGAGGTGTGGCTCACGATCGTCGGGGTCGGGGCCGCGGTCGGCTTCCTCGCGCTGCCGTTCCCCGGGTTCATCAGCCCGATGAACTTCCTCGCGATCATCGCGGCGGTCGCGGCGATCATCTTCGTCGTCGACGTGCGGCCCGCGGTCGCGCCGTACCGGCGCCGCCCGCCGCGCAAGCCGCAGGGGTGGTGA
- a CDS encoding ABC transporter ATP-binding protein — protein sequence MPSASALVVTDLFAGYERSFVLEGVSLTVTPGDAPLGVVGESGAGKTTLLRAMQGVVKPDRGSVTWNGRAVHRVGRDKKLFASSVRRVLQGDLTEPERARTVTKLVEEGLKDARKAGRTVNRTVEELLDVVALPRSVAQRQGYTLSGGERQRVILARAIAGRPDILLLDEPLTALDPAMRGDIAASISEVAQDLGTAVVLVSHDLELVSRMTQDAIFLAGGKIVARGPVFPTLASTEHPALRELAAAAPLAVQRIP from the coding sequence ATGCCCTCCGCATCTGCCCTCGTCGTCACCGATCTCTTCGCGGGCTACGAGCGCTCGTTCGTCCTCGAGGGCGTGAGCCTCACGGTGACGCCGGGCGACGCCCCGCTGGGTGTGGTCGGCGAGTCGGGGGCCGGAAAGACGACGCTCCTGCGCGCGATGCAGGGCGTCGTCAAGCCCGACCGTGGCTCGGTGACGTGGAACGGCCGCGCGGTGCACCGCGTGGGCCGCGACAAGAAGCTCTTCGCGTCGTCGGTCCGCCGCGTCCTCCAGGGCGATCTCACGGAGCCGGAGCGCGCGCGCACGGTGACGAAGCTCGTCGAGGAGGGCCTCAAGGACGCACGCAAGGCCGGCCGGACGGTCAACCGGACGGTCGAGGAGCTGCTCGACGTCGTCGCGCTCCCCCGCAGCGTCGCGCAGCGTCAGGGCTACACGCTCTCGGGAGGCGAGCGTCAGCGTGTCATCCTTGCGCGCGCGATCGCGGGCCGGCCCGACATCCTGCTGCTCGACGAGCCGCTCACGGCGCTCGATCCGGCGATGCGCGGCGACATCGCGGCGAGCATCTCGGAGGTCGCGCAGGATCTCGGCACGGCTGTCGTCCTCGTCTCGCACGACCTCGAGCTCGTGTCTCGCATGACGCAGGACGCGATCTTCCTCGCAGGTGGCAAGATCGTGGCGCGCGGCCCCGTGTTCCCGACGCTCGCGTCGACCGAGCATCCGGCGCTGCGCGAGCTCGCGGCGGCGGCTCCGCTCGCTGTCCAGCGCATCCCCTGA